The following DNA comes from Hordeum vulgare subsp. vulgare chromosome 3H, MorexV3_pseudomolecules_assembly, whole genome shotgun sequence.
GCCTTGTAGCTAGTGGATTAGATCATCATACTAATGGATAATATGGTACGAGTCAACCAACTTATCATCGCATCTGATGTTTTAATACCTTTCTGTAATATCCTGTAGGATATCCCTGCTAACAGCAAGTGGCTTGTTCTGTCAGTTGTCACTTAGAGTACATAATATCCTGAACTCTGTTATGCAGTCCAGTCTCCAAAAGATGGTGTTGATGCAAGTTGCTTTAAATTTTGTTGATAAGACGATGACAGGTAATGGATACAGTTATGGTGGAAACAACTTACTTTCCCTGTGCAAGCTACATCCAACTGAACCATGCTTGTCATACTAGTGTCTACTGTCAATTTCATGGCATCTTATAGCTGCTAGCCTGCAAGTGTCGCTAACTCATATGACTCATGATGCAGACTAACTTAGTGCATGATCACGTCCCAACTTTAACCGATAGCTGCGTGGTCGACAACCAGTTGCAGTCTGCCTGTTCATGTATGCACTGAATGTTACCATTATGCTGTTAATATCTGAACCCACTATAACTAAATTCGGATAAACACCaaatatatttttgaaaacaattgGAAGAAGTGAAAAATGAAATATCAGCTGTGAGATAATCATATATTACCTCCGTCTCAAATTAATTGTGTAGATTTTTCTAGATATAGATATACATCGGTATCTAGACAAATCCAAGACAAGTAatacgggacggagggagtatatatttcagatttgttcagaTCAGATTGATCAAGGGTCGGGACGGAGAGAGTATATGTTTCAGATTTGTTCAGATCAGATTGATCAAGGGTCAGAAGAACAAGTTTGGTGTTTAGACTTGAGATTATATGGGAATAAAATTACATGTTTGTTTAGAATACCAAATTTATAGATCGAAACCAAAGAATAAATACTGCTACAAGCCTACCACCACATCTTCAGAATCATGCCTGGGAAATTTCTATCTCTTTCTAGTTCAAAGTAAGTATTTGTCTAATCACTTCTATTTCAAACATAATTTACACCatatctttcttcttccatctcaGAATGGTGGCAAGATTGTTTGCCACATGGGTCTCATCATCTGAGGCGAGTTCATCGACTGCAGATAGCCGCTGCCGTCGTGCACAGGCATCGCCGCTGGATTCACCATCTGCCCCATGTTCATGTAACAAGTCTGCAGGTCGTCCATACTCAGGCCGGTGAACCAGTCGCTGTCCTCCTTGACCGTCACCATGCCTTCCCTGGCCTGCCGCTGCGCCATGTCCATGAAGCCgtggtgctgctgctgcaggCCGGAGGCGTTGTCGATCTCCGAGGAGTCGTGCGTCTGGAAGCTGTCGGACATGGCGTCGGTGGCCAGCGCGTCCATGACCTCCCCATTCTGTCCCTGCACCACAGCCATGTCCTGCTCCACCTTGACCTTGTCccagttgttcttcttgttgtacaGCCGGCACAGCACCCATTCGTCCAGCTGCAAATGATAGCCGCAcatgagaaacaaaaacagaggatcaGCAATCAGCATCGATCGAGCAGCGggagtgcaatgatgatagacggACAGGTTTGGAAGACGGTGGGCTTAATTACCTTGAGGGATCCCTTCTTGCCGGGTGTGCGGTCGGCTTGGGCGATGCGGTACTCGTGCATGATCCAGTCGGTCTTGACGCCCCTgggcgccctgccggagtagaagaCGAGCGCCTTCTTGATGCCGACGGTCCTGCCGCCGCTCTCCCTGGGCGCCACGGGCTTGTCGGCGCCCGTGGCCTTCCAGTAGCCGGTGCCGGCGGAGCGGTTGGGGCGCGAGCCGTTGGGGTACTTGCGGTCGCGCGGCGTGAAGAAGTACCACTCCCTGCTCCCGAACAGCGCCCTCTCTGCACGGGAACCCGCGGCCGAGGTCAGCACGGCGCACATACACATTGAATCAGACAGATGGTGGGAGGAGtaaggagaggagggagggaggaagaagggggacaCGCACCGGGCAGATCCCAGGGGTTGAACTTGTAGAGATCGACCTCGGCGATGATTGGCACGGGCTGCGGCTGTCCCGCCACCTTCCTGCAGAGGTAGTGCACGACGAGCTCGTCGTCCGTGGGGTGGAAGCGGAAGCCCGGCGGCAGGTTGAGCTCCGCCTCCGCGTCCCTCCGCCCGCTGCTCCCCTCCGCCTCCGCCGTCATCGCCTCGGCCTTCACCATTGCCGTCATCATCCTCCCCctcctcgctcgctcgctcgctccacCGGCCCTCCGCGGGCGCCCGGCgttgaaagagaagagaaaggcggctggctggctggctggatgGTTGTGATACCGCCTCCTGGGGCCTCCTCTTTTGATGATGGCTCGTTTCCTTGACGACCAAGTACGGTTTGTTGGGCGGGGCGCCCGTGGCGGCTATATACGGATACGGGCCCCTGCCCGCGGCACGTGGGCCGGGTCGGGCGAGCTCGTTCGTGGGCTTCTTCCGTTGCTTGATGAGGACGGGCGTGGGCTGCAGCAGCTGCGCGGAAGGTTCCCCGCGGAGACGAGGGTTTGACCCCCGCGACGGCTGGGCTGGGCTGAAAGAGACGGAAGAGTCAAAGGCGCGACAGCCAGGATGGATTTTCCGGGCGGAAAATATATCCCCGCGACCAGCCTAGCTCGGCGGCTCCTCGAATGCCCGCGCGTCTACGTgcgtcctctcctctcctctgtgCTTTCGGACCTCCAGTTTGCATTGCACCACGTGTGGATTCCGCTTCTTGGCTGTGAGCTGCCGGCAGCCATGTTGTAAGTAGTATGCCATGCGTGCATGTAGGCTTTCTTTCCGTCGCGCATTGGATTTTTCTCCGGGAAGAACTATCGCGCCTCCATTTTTCTCCGCGAAGAACTATCGTGCCTCCATCAAAAGGTTCAAGGATCACGCTAGAATGCCAGATGACTCTTCAAATCTAAGACAAAAAATTTAGAACGAAGCAAGTATACAAAAAGGAAACATGGATACGAACCATCCTTTACTACGGACAGCTTAAACATGAGAGAATGCAAGCAAGcacatgttttttcttttttaattAAGTGGTCAATCGACCGATGCGCAGGAAAGTTTGAGGGAAGAGTACATACacgttcttttcttttctttgcacgTGATTTTCCTCCATTCACCAATATGCAGATGTTTTTGGTATTTTAATGTGGATTACATATGAATTAAAGTGAATCAGCAAACACACTAAAACGTTCTACTATGTActtcatccgttcctaaatataagaccttttagaaattctactatggactacatacagagcaaaatgaatgaacctatgctctaaaatatgtctatatacattcgcatGTAGTCCATgatgtaatctctaaaaggtcttgtatttagaaacggagagaGTACTACGTGTACATCCGATCGATAAAAATATATTTGTGAGCCGAAGGAGGGAGTAGATGATATGCATGCACGGCATGACATTGCACTGTGTCCAACATGGATCATCACCGTACTACCGGCCAGCATAGTTAATTCCCATCTCGGCCACGGAAGGATATGCTTGGAACATTATTTATCTCCGCAATTCATCTATTCCCCATGTCGATCGACAGAACAGAAGGATATGCTtggaacatcacaacatttaaacAATTCAAGCGGATAATACTGAAGCGTGGCTTGTTCATACCGAAGCATACCTAGTACCGCCATCTGTTTACCTAGTCAGGGACACCTAGAGAGACAAAGGAGTAGGTGTATCTCCTCTTAATTATCCCTAGTAAAATAAAGAAAACTGGCCCCAATCTGCACGTGCCTCACCGGATGGCCATCCCATCTACGTGCGCTGAACCTGAACCTTACCCGGGTGCGCCTCCAGCCGCgacggcggggtggggtggcgagCAAATCCTCGCGCCCGGCGGAGGTGCGGTTGGTCGGCCAGCCGTGTagcacataaagaaaaaggatggcGCCTTGTCGACGGCCGAGGTTT
Coding sequences within:
- the LOC123444699 gene encoding NAC domain-containing protein 68-like is translated as MMTAMVKAEAMTAEAEGSSGRRDAEAELNLPPGFRFHPTDDELVVHYLCRKVAGQPQPVPIIAEVDLYKFNPWDLPERALFGSREWYFFTPRDRKYPNGSRPNRSAGTGYWKATGADKPVAPRESGGRTVGIKKALVFYSGRAPRGVKTDWIMHEYRIAQADRTPGKKGSLKLDEWVLCRLYNKKNNWDKVKVEQDMAVVQGQNGEVMDALATDAMSDSFQTHDSSEIDNASGLQQQHHGFMDMAQRQAREGMVTVKEDSDWFTGLSMDDLQTCYMNMGQMVNPAAMPVHDGSGYLQSMNSPQMMRPMWQTILPPF